In Mangifera indica cultivar Alphonso chromosome 1, CATAS_Mindica_2.1, whole genome shotgun sequence, a single genomic region encodes these proteins:
- the LOC123214550 gene encoding probable aspartyl protease At4g16563: MSNLMALSCLLPLLCFLAAAATTTTITIPLTPSAIKHASSDPYKLLNSLAISSLSRAQHLKSKSEIKIRKNSSSTLSTPLTAHSYGGYSISLSFGTPPQTMPLIFDTGSSLVWFPCTTHYLCSGCSFPNVDPSDISTFIPKNSSSSKFISCRSPKCAWIFGSEVAAQCKSCGPNDKKCSQICPPYILQYGLGSTAGLLLSETLDFPNKKRPDFLVGCSIVSNRQPAGIAGFGRGKESLPSQLGTGKFSYCLLSRNFDDTSVSSNLVLESGSVSGNTTGTASNVRYTPFLKNPKGDNSAFEEYYYVLLRKIVVGNRHVKVPHRFLAPGSDGNGGTIVDSGSTLTFMEKPIFEAVAEEFIKQMGNNSRAPKEEIQSGLRPCFKISGDKSGNIPKLTFQFKGGAKMALPLENYFAYGNESTICLMILTDNSVEAGLSSTGPAIILGSFQVQDFYVEFNLASEKFGFARKKCS, encoded by the coding sequence ATGTCTAATCTGATGGCTCTCTCTTGTCTCCTTCCTCTCCTTTGTTTCCTCGCCGCcgccgccaccaccaccacaatTACAATCCCACTCACTCCTTCAGCAATAAAGCACGCTTCTTCCGATCCCTATAAGCTCCTCAACTCTTTAGCCATTTCTTCACTTTCCAGAGCCCAACACCTCAAATCTAAATcagaaatcaaaataagaaaaaactcTTCTTCTACTCTTTCAACTCCTTTAACTGCTCACAGCTATGGTGGCTACTCCATCTCTCTCAGCTTCGGCACTCCTCCTCAAACAATGCCTCTCATTTTCGACACTGGTAGTAGCCTCGTTTGGTTCCCCTGCACCACCCATTATCTTTGTTCTGGCTGTTCTTTTCCCAACGTTGACCCATCTGACATTTCTACTTTCATTCCCAAAAATTCTTCTTCCTCGAAATTCATTAGCTGCCGCAGTCCGAAATGTGCTTGGATTTTCGGGTCAGAAGTTGCCGCCCAGTGCAAAAGCTGTGGGCCTAATGATAAAAAATGCTCCCAAATTTGTCCTCCTTATATTCTTCAGTACGGTTTAGGTTCCACAGCGGGACTTTTGTTATCTGAAACTCTAGATTTTCCCAACAAAAAACGACCCGATTTCCTCGTCGGATGCTCCATTGTCTCAAACCGACAACCCGCCGGCATTGCCGGGTTCGGTCGTGGCAAGGAATCGTTGCCATCTCAACTGGGTACTGGTAAATTCTCATATTGCTTACTTTCTCGCAATTTTGATGACACATCGGTGAGTAGTAACCTGGTTTTGGAAAGCGGGTCGGTTTCGGGTAATACCACCGGCACCGCTTCAAATGTGCGCTACACGCCGTTTCTGAAGAACCCAAAGGGGGACAATTCTGCTTTTGAAGAATATTATTACGTGCTTTTAAGAAAAATCGTTGTTGGAAATCGTCACGTGAAGGTTCCGCACCGGTTTTTGGCGCCCGGATCCGACGGAAACGGAGGAACCATTGTGGATTCGGGTTCAACGTTAACTTTCATGGAGAAACCCATTTTCGAGGCAGTGGCAGAGGAGTTCATAAAACAAATGGGTAACAACAGCAGAGCACCAAAGGAGGAAATTCAGTCCGGTTTAAGGCCATGTTTCAAGATTTCGGGCGATAAATCGGGCAATATTCCGAAACTGACTTTCCAATTCAAAGGTGGAGCAAAAATGGCTTTACCATTGGAGAATTATTTTGCTTATGGTAATGAAAGCACCATTTGTTTGATGATTCTTACCGATAACTCGGTTGAAGCCGGGCTCAGCAGCACCGGACCGGCGATAATTCTGGGGAGTTTTCAGGTTCAGGATTTTTACGTTGAGTTTAATTTGGCCAGTGAAAAATTCGGATTCGCAAGAAAGAAATGCTCGTGA
- the LOC123217809 gene encoding UPF0481 protein At3g47200-like, which translates to MLLADLDDKLSKLTSFTSPSSCCIYRVPERLINISERAYTPQVVSIGPFHRGKEKLKFMEVEKQRYLKEFLDRTKIKLEELANLITVDMEARIRSCYSEEIPMDRKTFVEMILLDSIFIIEVLLRNNYKTLINEKQDHIFMQPYLIQDIWYDMWLLENQIPFFILDEFLNLSEVVSTIPVETDYPTIIYLTYKFFESLEAVNGKLKMLADCKEEVKHFTDFLRICHLPSERPPRPREKKAITAPSATQLHQAGVKFKLSQSNESFDIKFERGTLHIPQMKVQLETESLFRNLIAFEQRHSTDNYINDYVFIIHHLVNTPEDVELLVENQIIESWLPDKEGVSKLINSLSGGSTLNPQNFYFSKLCEDLKEYCEKRYNVWRANLKQNYFNTPWSIISVFAAIFLILLTVLQAVYSVLQVQLQSNKC; encoded by the coding sequence ATGCTGTTGGCAGATCTTGACGATAAGTTATCCAAGCTGACTTCATTCACCTCCCCCTCGAGTTGTTGCATCTACAGAGTTCCGGAGCGTCTAATTAACATAAGTGAAAGAGCTTACACGCCTCAGGTAGTCTCCATCGGTCCTTTCCACCGTGGCAAGGAAAAATTGAAGTTCATGGAAGTAGAAAAACAGAGATACCTGAAGGAGTTTCTCGATCGAACGAAAATAAAATTGGAGGAGCTTGCTAACTTAATCACAGTTGATATGGAAGCGAGAATACGAAGCTGTTATTCTGAAGAAATACCAATGGATCGCAAAACATTTGTTGAAATGATCCTGCTGGACTCCATCTTCATCATTGAAGTCTTGTTGAGGAACAACTACAAGACACTGATAAATGAGAAGCAAGATCACATTTTTATGCAGCCATATTTGATACAAGACATTTGGTATGATATGTGGTTGCTTGAGAATCAAATTCCATTCTTTATTCTTGACGAATTTCTCAACCTGAGCGAGGTTGTTAGCACTATCCCTGTCGAGACTGACTACCCAACAATCATCTATCTTACTTACAAATTCTTCGAGAGTTTGGAGGCAGTAAATGGGAAATTAAAGATGTTGGCGGATTGTAAGGAAGAAGTGAAACATTTCActgattttttgagaatttgtcATCTGCCATCGGAACGGCCGCCTCGCCCGAGAGAAAAAAAGGCTATAACGGCGCCAAGCGCGACACAGCTTCATCAAGCtggagtcaaattcaaattgagccaAAGCAATGAGTCATTCGACATAAAATTCGAAAGGGGCACTTTGCATATTCCGCAAATGAAGGTCCAGCTTGAAACTGAATCGTTGTTTCGAAATTTGATTGCCTTTGAACAGCGGCATAGCACTGACAATTATATCAATGATTATGTTTTCATCATTCATCATCTTGTGAATACGCCCGAAGATGTGGAACTACTTGTGGAGAACCAGATTATTGAGAGTTGGCTGCCGGATAAAGAGGGAGTATCGAAGCTTATCAATAGCCTTTCAGGCGGGAGTACTCTGAATCCACAGAACTTCTATTTTTCGAAGCTTTGTGAAGATTTGAAAGAGTATTGCGAGAAAAGATACAACGTGTGGAGGGCAAATCTGAAGCAGAACTATTTTAACACTCCTTGGTCTATCATTTCAGTCTTTGCCGCTATTTTCCTGATTCTGCTCACTGTTCTACAAGCTGTGTATTCTGTTCTCCAAGTGCAGCTTCAATCAAACAAGTGTTGA
- the LOC123217333 gene encoding UPF0481 protein At3g47200-like, whose protein sequence is MLLADLDDKLSKLTSFTSPSSCCIYRVPERLINISERAYTPQVVSIGPFHRGKEKLKFMEVEKQRYLKEFLDRTKIKLEELANLITVDMEARIRSCYSEEIPMDRKTFVEMILLDSIFIIEVLLRNNYKTLINEKQDHIFMQPYLIQDIWYDMWLLENQIPFFILDEFLNLSEVVSTIPVETDYPTIIYLTYKFFESLEAVNGKLKMLADCKEEVKHFTDFLRICHLPSERPPRPREKKAITAPSATQLHQAGVKFKLSQSNESFDIKFERGTLHIPQMKVQLETESLFRNLIAFEQRHSTDNYINDYVFIIHHLVNTPEDVELLVENQIIESWLPDKEGVSKLINSLSGGSTLNPQNFYFSKLCEDLKEYCEKRYNVWRANLKQNYFNTPWSIISVFAAIFLILLTVLQAVYSVLQVQLQSNKC, encoded by the coding sequence ATGCTGTTGGCAGATCTCGACGATAAGTTATCCAAGCTGACTTCATTCACCTCCCCCTCGAGTTGTTGCATCTACAGAGTTCCGGAGCGTCTAATTAACATAAGTGAAAGAGCTTACACGCCTCAGGTAGTCTCCATCGGTCCTTTCCACCGTGGCAAGGAAAAATTGAAGTTCATGGAAGTAGAAAAACAGAGATACCTGAAGGAGTTTCTCGATCGAACGAAAATAAAATTGGAGGAGCTTGCTAACTTAATCACAGTTGATATGGAAGCGAGAATACGAAGCTGTTATTCTGAAGAAATACCAATGGATCGCAAAACATTTGTTGAAATGATCCTGCTGGACTCCATCTTCATCATTGAAGTCTTGTTGAGGAACAACTACAAGACACTGATAAATGAGAAGCAAGATCACATTTTTATGCAGCCATATTTGATACAAGACATTTGGTATGATATGTGGTTGCTTGAGAATCAAATTCCATTCTTTATTCTTGACGAATTTCTCAACCTGAGCGAGGTTGTTAGCACTATCCCTGTCGAGACTGACTACCCAACAATCATCTATCTTACTTACAAATTCTTCGAGAGTTTGGAGGCAGTAAATGGGAAATTAAAGATGTTGGCGGATTGTAAGGAAGAAGTGAAACATTTCActgattttttgagaatttgtcATCTGCCATCGGAACGGCCGCCTCGCCCGAGAGAAAAAAAGGCTATAACGGCGCCAAGCGCGACACAGCTTCATCAAGCtggagtcaaattcaaattgagccaAAGCAATGAGTCATTCGACATAAAATTCGAAAGGGGCACTTTGCATATTCCGCAAATGAAGGTCCAGCTTGAAACTGAATCGTTGTTTCGAAATTTGATTGCCTTTGAACAGCGGCATAGCACTGACAATTATATCAATGATTATGTTTTCATCATTCATCATCTTGTGAATACGCCCGAAGATGTGGAACTACTTGTGGAGAACCAGATTATTGAGAGTTGGCTGCCGGATAAAGAGGGAGTATCGAAGCTTATCAATAGCCTTTCAGGCGGGAGTACTCTGAATCCACAGAACTTCTATTTTTCGAAGCTTTGTGAAGATTTGAAAGAGTATTGCGAGAAAAGATACAACGTGTGGAGGGCAAATCTGAAGCAGAACTATTTTAACACTCCTTGGTCTATCATTTCAGTCTTTGCCGCTATTTTCCTGATTCTGCTCACTGTTCTACAAGCTGTGTATTCTGTTCTCCAAGTGCAGCTTCAATCAAACAAGTGTTGA